TTTACTTAAGTTTAGAGGGAACTTTGGTCAGCCAGCACCACCTCGAATGTTAGCGTCGTTGCCCCCCGCAAAACTGTAACTTCAATTGTTTCTCCGACTTCGCTATCGCTTAACACCTGGCGGAGATCTCGCAGACTCTGTATGGCAATTCCCTGAACCTCAATGATTATATCCTCAGCAATAATGCCTGCAATATCGGCAGGAAGCCCGGGCGGTGGCTCCACCTTCAAAGATTTTACAGTAATTACAATTGCAGCTACGTAAATTGGTCCAATAAAAGATTAAAGAATATGCCAATCTTTGATATAATGCGCTTAAGCACAATAAACAGCCTGAGACAGGTTGGGACAACCTTTTTTCAAGACAAAACGGTTAGCCAAACACAGTTTAAAACTGATGGTATGATGCTACTCAAACTTTTCTTAAAACC
This DNA window, taken from Bacillota bacterium, encodes the following:
- a CDS encoding PDZ domain-containing protein, whose amino-acid sequence is MGPIYVAAIVITVKSLKVEPPPGLPADIAGIIAEDIIIEVQGIAIQSLRDLRQVLSDSEVGETIEVTVLRGATTLTFEVVLADQSSL